From Pseudomonadota bacterium, a single genomic window includes:
- a CDS encoding pilus assembly protein PilP — translation MTARAAYLATIAVASLLLAASCDDAPPAAPAAAGAAAAPAAAAAAPAVVAPAPSASAESSRLEFVDRDFVESLENRDPFRPYVAEFLTTPQRTAKIQRKVILGRYGLDELDLIAVVAGNARARAMFRDPTGLGVTVRRGDYISKSAGKVKDILPDRVVVEIQENLEGGQTAADRVIEMHPKDEQGEERP, via the coding sequence ATGACAGCGCGCGCCGCTTATCTGGCCACCATCGCCGTGGCGAGCCTGTTGCTGGCTGCCTCGTGCGATGACGCGCCACCAGCCGCACCCGCCGCGGCGGGCGCGGCAGCCGCACCCGCCGCGGCGGCAGCCGCACCCGCTGTCGTCGCCCCGGCGCCGTCAGCGAGCGCGGAGAGCAGCAGGCTCGAGTTCGTGGACCGCGACTTCGTGGAGAGCCTCGAGAATCGCGATCCCTTTCGCCCCTATGTCGCCGAATTCTTGACCACGCCGCAACGCACGGCGAAGATCCAACGAAAGGTCATCCTTGGGCGCTATGGCCTCGACGAGCTCGATTTGATCGCCGTCGTGGCAGGCAATGCGCGAGCGCGCGCGATGTTCCGCGATCCAACGGGGCTCGGTGTGACGGTGAGGCGGGGCGATTACATCAGCAAGAGCGCTGGCAAGGTGAAGGACATTCTTCCGGACCGAGTCGTCGTCGAAATCCAGGAGAACCTCGAAGGGGGCCAGACGGCGGCAGACCGTGTGATCGAGATGCACCCGAAGGATGAGCAAGGGGAGGAACGCCCCTGA
- a CDS encoding helix-turn-helix transcriptional regulator, which produces MSTRETERAQRGGGPTAGPGPARSDAVNASEDAGSTPAPSPAAALPARVRKGEGKQPGREQNRVRQLRSERMMSKAELARRAGLSTLTIDRVEKGMPCRMDTKRKILEALGLTPTARVTVFGDDD; this is translated from the coding sequence ATGAGCACCCGCGAAACCGAGCGTGCGCAGCGCGGTGGCGGTCCAACCGCAGGCCCAGGGCCTGCGCGTTCCGACGCCGTGAACGCCAGTGAAGACGCCGGTTCCACTCCCGCCCCGTCCCCCGCCGCCGCGCTACCCGCTCGGGTGCGTAAAGGCGAGGGCAAGCAGCCCGGCCGCGAACAGAACCGAGTGCGTCAACTCCGCAGCGAACGGATGATGAGCAAAGCGGAGTTGGCCCGGCGAGCAGGTCTTTCCACGCTGACGATCGATCGCGTGGAAAAGGGCATGCCCTGCCGGATGGATACGAAGCGCAAGATTCTGGAGGCCTTGGGGTTGACACCGACGGCTCGCGTGACGGTCTTCGGCGACGACGACTGA
- the pilM gene encoding type IV pilus assembly protein PilM: MAKNCIGLDIGSSAIKVVQLKSTKRGYQLVNFGMEPVPPQTIVDGSVMNASAAAEAIASLFAQLKIRHTDVAIAVAGHAVIIKKITVPQMTREELEEQIHWEAEHHIPFAKDDVEIDHQILESSAIDNQMEVLLVAAKKDVVADYVEAVREARLNPMVVEVAAFSLQNCYELNYGRPNETVALLNIGASISTVNILQNGQSAFTRDVTLGGNAYTEEIQKQLGVGYEEAEAYKCGGTAGDEVIPEEVDEILRQQAEAMAGEFQRSFDFFLATTSSGQIDRVVLAGGTAQVPALRKAIERRARLPIEVLDPFKTVTVDESTFDMDYVRANAPTAAVAVGLALRQEGDNL, translated from the coding sequence ATGGCCAAGAACTGCATCGGTCTGGACATTGGCAGTAGCGCCATCAAGGTGGTGCAGCTCAAGAGCACCAAGCGCGGCTACCAACTCGTCAACTTCGGGATGGAGCCGGTGCCACCGCAGACGATCGTCGACGGCTCGGTGATGAACGCGTCGGCGGCTGCCGAGGCCATCGCCTCGCTCTTCGCGCAGCTCAAGATTCGCCACACCGATGTCGCGATCGCCGTGGCCGGTCACGCCGTGATCATCAAGAAGATCACGGTGCCGCAGATGACCCGAGAGGAGCTCGAGGAACAGATCCACTGGGAGGCCGAGCACCATATCCCCTTCGCCAAGGACGATGTGGAAATCGACCACCAGATCCTCGAGAGCAGCGCCATCGACAACCAGATGGAGGTGCTGCTCGTGGCCGCGAAGAAGGACGTGGTCGCTGACTACGTCGAAGCGGTGCGCGAGGCGCGCCTCAATCCGATGGTCGTCGAGGTGGCAGCCTTCAGCCTGCAGAACTGCTACGAGCTCAACTACGGCCGGCCGAACGAAACGGTGGCCCTGCTCAACATCGGCGCGTCGATCAGCACGGTAAACATCCTGCAGAACGGTCAAAGCGCCTTTACCCGCGACGTTACCCTCGGCGGCAATGCCTACACCGAGGAGATCCAGAAGCAGCTCGGCGTGGGCTACGAGGAGGCCGAAGCCTACAAGTGCGGCGGCACCGCGGGCGATGAGGTGATCCCGGAAGAGGTCGACGAGATCCTCCGGCAGCAGGCCGAGGCGATGGCCGGGGAGTTCCAGCGTTCCTTCGACTTCTTCCTCGCCACGACCTCGTCGGGGCAGATCGACCGTGTCGTGCTGGCCGGGGGGACCGCGCAGGTCCCAGCGTTGCGTAAGGCGATCGAGCGGCGAGCGCGGCTGCCGATCGAGGTGCTCGATCCCTTCAAGACCGTGACGGTCGACGAGTCGACCTTCGACATGGACTACGTCCGCGCCAATGCGCCGACGGCGGCGGTGGCGGTCGGACTGGCCCTGCGCCAGGAGGGGGACAACCTATGA
- the pilO gene encoding type 4a pilus biogenesis protein PilO, producing MALGVNEVLQQFDRLQLKLKLAMLGIIVAGVAAAFYFLLYADLVDQTNAMQAQVAELQSEKASYEDKKQRYIAFRAEVKGLLQEKKELVKVLPTEAEIPNFLQSLHSQAELAGLNIITFDKQSEVARDFYAEIPVRMLITGTYHQINKFFYSVGQLKRIVNIRDLGLGDVQDTAQGMVLKARFVSSTYRFLEKNPG from the coding sequence ATGGCGCTCGGCGTCAATGAAGTGCTGCAGCAGTTCGACCGGTTGCAGCTCAAGCTGAAGCTGGCGATGCTCGGCATCATCGTGGCTGGTGTCGCCGCGGCGTTCTACTTCCTGCTCTACGCAGACCTGGTCGACCAGACGAACGCCATGCAGGCGCAGGTGGCGGAGCTACAGAGCGAGAAGGCCAGCTATGAGGATAAGAAGCAGCGCTACATCGCCTTCCGCGCCGAGGTGAAGGGGCTGCTGCAGGAGAAGAAGGAGCTGGTCAAGGTGCTGCCCACCGAGGCCGAGATCCCGAACTTCCTGCAGTCTCTGCACTCACAGGCCGAGCTCGCGGGCCTCAATATCATCACCTTCGACAAGCAGTCCGAGGTGGCGCGAGATTTCTATGCAGAGATCCCGGTCCGCATGCTGATCACCGGTACCTATCACCAGATCAACAAGTTCTTCTATTCGGTCGGACAGCTCAAGCGCATCGTCAATATCCGAGATCTCGGGCTCGGCGATGTGCAGGATACCGCGCAGGGCATGGTGCTCAAGGCGCGCTTCGTGTCGAGCACGTATCGCTTCCTGGAGAAGAACCCAGGCTAG
- a CDS encoding PilN domain-containing protein, giving the protein MIRINLMPVRQVRKVQARRRQFAVLGAVLAVELIALFIVHENQASALEERRRAVSELQGEIEQLKQEVGDFDKLKQQRDQLVAQREVINSLQKGRTGPVAMLRELSGILSVGKGPMVDQTAYEALLHRDPGAGYNPRWNPRRLWVERIDEARKQLTILGKAKDHDDVAELLKRLALSKFFTNVQLKRDDQIFDDRLKLRVVRFSLTCAAKY; this is encoded by the coding sequence ATGATTCGCATCAACCTGATGCCCGTGCGGCAGGTGCGCAAGGTGCAGGCGCGTCGTCGGCAGTTCGCTGTCCTCGGCGCCGTGCTCGCGGTCGAGCTGATCGCTCTCTTCATCGTCCATGAGAACCAGGCCAGCGCGCTCGAGGAGCGCCGGCGCGCCGTGTCCGAACTCCAAGGCGAGATCGAGCAGCTCAAGCAAGAGGTCGGCGACTTCGACAAGCTGAAGCAGCAGCGCGACCAGCTGGTGGCGCAGCGCGAGGTGATTAATTCGCTGCAGAAGGGTCGAACCGGTCCCGTCGCGATGCTGCGCGAGCTGAGCGGAATCCTCAGCGTCGGCAAGGGACCGATGGTCGATCAGACGGCCTACGAGGCGCTCCTGCATCGCGATCCAGGCGCCGGCTACAATCCGCGCTGGAATCCGCGGCGGCTCTGGGTCGAGCGGATCGATGAGGCGCGCAAGCAGCTGACGATCCTCGGCAAGGCCAAGGACCACGACGATGTCGCGGAGCTGCTCAAGCGCCTCGCACTCTCGAAGTTCTTCACCAATGTACAGCTCAAGCGCGACGACCAGATATTCGACGATCGGTTGAAGCTGCGGGTAGTGCGGTTCTCGTTGACCTGCGCGGCGAAGTACTAG
- a CDS encoding sigma-54-dependent Fis family transcriptional regulator: MPTDGFKRVLVVDDEESIRQLLKNVLGREGLEVSLAASGAEALVALEHEPIDVVLADVRMPGMSGLELLAEVQQRWPELVILIMSAYGSVDAAIEALKQGAYDYIAKPFRPVEAVLMIRKAEERERLRRENRRLRSDLAQIQGQQVAGIVTRSPAMEQVLRTVLKLADYKTTVLVQGESGTGKELVARAIHQQGSRARAPFVAVNCGAIPESLLESELFGHRKGAFTDATQDKKGLFAEADGGTLLLDEIGELPLSLQVKLLRVLQEEEVRRLGDAKSVKIDVRVVAATVRDLHQEVQAGRFREDLFYRLNVMPLTLPPLRERPEDIPLLVEYAIARHNKRLGLEVASVSREVMKALIAHPWPGNVRELENTIEHAMVLAEGPRIEVANLPSRLRADGDPVERALRHGTLSIKQNNRIIEEALIRRALAQTGGNRTTAARMLEISHRALLYKIKDYLITDL, translated from the coding sequence ATGCCCACCGATGGGTTCAAGCGGGTGCTCGTCGTCGATGACGAAGAGAGCATTCGCCAGTTGTTGAAGAACGTCCTTGGGCGCGAGGGCCTCGAGGTCAGTCTTGCCGCGAGCGGCGCCGAGGCGCTCGTCGCCCTCGAGCACGAGCCGATCGACGTCGTGCTGGCCGACGTCCGCATGCCGGGCATGTCGGGCCTCGAGCTGCTGGCCGAGGTGCAGCAGCGCTGGCCCGAGCTCGTGATCTTGATCATGTCGGCCTACGGCAGCGTCGATGCGGCGATCGAGGCGCTCAAGCAAGGGGCCTACGACTACATTGCCAAGCCCTTCCGCCCCGTCGAGGCCGTGCTGATGATTCGCAAGGCCGAGGAACGCGAGCGGCTGCGGCGGGAGAATCGCCGCCTGCGCTCGGACCTGGCGCAGATCCAGGGCCAGCAGGTCGCCGGCATCGTCACCCGCAGCCCAGCGATGGAGCAGGTGCTGCGCACGGTGCTCAAGCTCGCCGATTATAAGACAACGGTCCTGGTCCAGGGCGAGTCGGGCACCGGCAAGGAGCTGGTGGCGCGGGCCATTCATCAGCAGGGTTCACGCGCGCGCGCGCCCTTCGTCGCCGTCAACTGCGGCGCCATTCCGGAGAGTCTATTGGAGTCGGAGCTCTTCGGCCATCGCAAGGGAGCCTTCACCGACGCCACCCAGGATAAGAAGGGGCTCTTCGCCGAGGCCGACGGCGGCACGCTCTTGCTCGATGAGATCGGCGAGCTGCCGCTCAGCCTGCAGGTCAAGCTGCTGCGGGTGTTGCAAGAGGAGGAGGTGCGCCGGCTTGGCGACGCTAAGTCGGTGAAGATCGATGTGCGCGTCGTCGCGGCGACGGTGCGCGATCTGCACCAGGAGGTGCAGGCAGGGCGTTTCCGCGAGGATCTCTTCTACCGGCTCAACGTCATGCCCCTGACGCTGCCGCCCCTGCGCGAGCGCCCTGAGGATATTCCGCTGCTCGTCGAGTACGCGATCGCGCGCCACAACAAGCGCCTGGGGCTCGAGGTCGCGAGTGTCTCGCGCGAGGTGATGAAGGCGCTGATCGCGCACCCGTGGCCGGGCAACGTGCGCGAGCTCGAGAACACGATCGAGCACGCGATGGTCCTGGCCGAGGGGCCGCGCATCGAGGTCGCGAATCTGCCGTCGCGCTTGCGGGCCGACGGCGATCCGGTGGAGCGCGCGCTGCGGCACGGTACGCTCAGCATCAAGCAAAACAACCGCATCATCGAAGAGGCGCTGATTCGCCGGGCGCTGGCGCAGACCGGCGGCAATCGCACGACCGCCGCGCGCATGCTCGAGATCAGCCATCGCGCGCTGCTCTACAAGATTAAGGACTACCTGATCACCGATCTGTAA